From one Coffea eugenioides isolate CCC68of chromosome 11, Ceug_1.0, whole genome shotgun sequence genomic stretch:
- the LOC113753731 gene encoding uncharacterized protein LOC113753731 isoform X2, with the protein MSQESQNDQQNNATEAPIADSGSVSVSSSDGRKVQRQDIELVQNLIERCLQLYMNRDEVVKTLLTRARIDPGFTTLVWQKLEEENADFFRAYYIRLKLKKQITLFNHLLVHQFNLMKYPPPPKIPLAPIQNGIHPMPGNTLPMGYPVLQPPPVSVTGQPHLDPMACGISSPHGVNGVPAPGNFHPMRINAGNEMVMDSGAADVPAAIAPSSAMSSMSEMPVSPTSVASSGHFPFTASEMSGMGVDTSALDTAFTSDVASSVGLQLPQDNGNGNSRDSLRSLAQIPWNFSLSDLTADLSNLGDLGPLGNYPGSPFLPSDSDILLDSPEQEDIVEEFFVDVQPSQSDEERS; encoded by the exons ATGTCACAGGAGTCCCAAAATGACCAACAGAATAATGCAACAGAAGCTCCTATAGCAGATTCAGGTTCAGTTTCAGTGTCCAGTAGTGATGGGAGGAAGGTTCAACGTCAGGACATTGAACTT GTCCAGAACTTAATAGAACGTTGCCTTCAGTTGTACATGAATAGAGATGAAGTGGTGAAAACACTTCTGACTCGTGCAAGGATAGATCCTGGCTTTACAACTTTGG TATGGCAGAAGTTGGAAGAAGAGAATGCTGATTTTTTTCGGGCCTATTACATCAGGCTTAAATTGAAGAAACAGATAACCTTGTTCAATCACTTGCTCGTTCATCAGTTTAATCTCATGAAGTATCCTCCACCTCCAAAAATTCCGTTGGCTCCTATACAGAATGGGATTCATCCCATGCCAG GCAACACATTACCAATGGGATACCCTGTCTTACAACCGCCTCCAGTGTCAGTTACTGGTCAACCTCATCTTGACCCAATGGCCTGTGGAATATCTAGCCCTCATGGGGTTAATGGCGTGCCTGCACCAGGCAACTTCCATCCCATGCGGATAAATGCTGGAAATGa GATGGTCATGGACAGCGGGGCTGCGGATGTACCAGCTGCTATCGCACCAAGTAGTGCGATGTCATCAATGTCAGAGATGCCTGTAAGCCCTACTTCAGTAGCATCCAGTGGCCATTTTCCCTTCACGGCATCGGAAATGTCAGGAATGGGAGTTGATACATCAGCACTTGATACGGCATTTACATCTGATGTGGCAAGTTCAGTTGGATTGCAACTTCCTCAAGATAACGGAAACGGAAATTCAAGAGATTCTCTTAGATCGTTGGCTCAGATCCCCTGGAACTTCAGCCTTTCGGACTTAACAGCAGATTTGTCAAACTTAGGAG ATTTAGGACCTCTTGGAAATTATCCTGGTTCCCCCTTTTTGCCATCCGATTCTGATATTTTGCTTGATTCTCCTGAGCAAGAGGATATAG TGGAGGAGTTTTTTGTTGATGTACAACCATCTCAATCGGATGAAGAGAGGTCCTAG
- the LOC113753731 gene encoding uncharacterized protein LOC113753731 isoform X1 encodes MKNSQDSPNAQELQPSTQMSQESQNDQQNNATEAPIADSGSVSVSSSDGRKVQRQDIELVQNLIERCLQLYMNRDEVVKTLLTRARIDPGFTTLVWQKLEEENADFFRAYYIRLKLKKQITLFNHLLVHQFNLMKYPPPPKIPLAPIQNGIHPMPGNTLPMGYPVLQPPPVSVTGQPHLDPMACGISSPHGVNGVPAPGNFHPMRINAGNEMVMDSGAADVPAAIAPSSAMSSMSEMPVSPTSVASSGHFPFTASEMSGMGVDTSALDTAFTSDVASSVGLQLPQDNGNGNSRDSLRSLAQIPWNFSLSDLTADLSNLGDLGPLGNYPGSPFLPSDSDILLDSPEQEDIVEEFFVDVQPSQSDEERS; translated from the exons ATGAAAAACTCGCAG GATTCTCCAAATGCACAAGAATTACAACCTTCAACCCAGATGTCACAGGAGTCCCAAAATGACCAACAGAATAATGCAACAGAAGCTCCTATAGCAGATTCAGGTTCAGTTTCAGTGTCCAGTAGTGATGGGAGGAAGGTTCAACGTCAGGACATTGAACTT GTCCAGAACTTAATAGAACGTTGCCTTCAGTTGTACATGAATAGAGATGAAGTGGTGAAAACACTTCTGACTCGTGCAAGGATAGATCCTGGCTTTACAACTTTGG TATGGCAGAAGTTGGAAGAAGAGAATGCTGATTTTTTTCGGGCCTATTACATCAGGCTTAAATTGAAGAAACAGATAACCTTGTTCAATCACTTGCTCGTTCATCAGTTTAATCTCATGAAGTATCCTCCACCTCCAAAAATTCCGTTGGCTCCTATACAGAATGGGATTCATCCCATGCCAG GCAACACATTACCAATGGGATACCCTGTCTTACAACCGCCTCCAGTGTCAGTTACTGGTCAACCTCATCTTGACCCAATGGCCTGTGGAATATCTAGCCCTCATGGGGTTAATGGCGTGCCTGCACCAGGCAACTTCCATCCCATGCGGATAAATGCTGGAAATGa GATGGTCATGGACAGCGGGGCTGCGGATGTACCAGCTGCTATCGCACCAAGTAGTGCGATGTCATCAATGTCAGAGATGCCTGTAAGCCCTACTTCAGTAGCATCCAGTGGCCATTTTCCCTTCACGGCATCGGAAATGTCAGGAATGGGAGTTGATACATCAGCACTTGATACGGCATTTACATCTGATGTGGCAAGTTCAGTTGGATTGCAACTTCCTCAAGATAACGGAAACGGAAATTCAAGAGATTCTCTTAGATCGTTGGCTCAGATCCCCTGGAACTTCAGCCTTTCGGACTTAACAGCAGATTTGTCAAACTTAGGAG ATTTAGGACCTCTTGGAAATTATCCTGGTTCCCCCTTTTTGCCATCCGATTCTGATATTTTGCTTGATTCTCCTGAGCAAGAGGATATAG TGGAGGAGTTTTTTGTTGATGTACAACCATCTCAATCGGATGAAGAGAGGTCCTAG